In Nonomuraea sp. NBC_00507, the following are encoded in one genomic region:
- the kynU gene encoding kynureninase, producing MIDRDHCLALDAGDPLRAFRDEFVLPEGVVYLVGNSLGALPRRTAERVRRAVEDEWGGHLVGGWNHDGWYAQPLTAGDRLAPLIGAGPGQVVVGNTTSIAVYQTVAAALRLRPERRVIVSDVRNFPTDHYMVQGLAGLLGGYEIRDFAAGRFDDAAVVLLSEVDYRTGARHDVPSITARVQEAGALMVWDVCHSVGAMEVDVSAADFAVGCTYKYLNAGPGAPAFLYVNPRHHATAENVLSGWHGHAEPFAFEPGYRPAEGIRRFAVGTPHVLSFAALEAALDVWERVPMGQVRAKSMALTSLFVDLVGDALELVSPADAAARGSQVSLRHPDGYPVMRALIDRGVHGDFRAPDVLRFGFAPLYIRYTDVYDAAATLLEVLDRELWREEKYAQRLAVT from the coding sequence GTGATAGATCGCGACCACTGCCTCGCCCTCGACGCCGGCGACCCGCTCCGCGCGTTCCGAGACGAGTTCGTGCTCCCCGAAGGCGTCGTCTACCTCGTGGGCAACTCGCTCGGCGCGTTGCCCCGCCGTACCGCGGAGCGCGTGCGGCGAGCCGTCGAGGACGAGTGGGGCGGGCACCTGGTCGGCGGCTGGAACCACGACGGCTGGTACGCCCAGCCGCTGACCGCCGGTGACCGGCTGGCCCCGCTGATCGGCGCGGGACCCGGGCAGGTCGTGGTGGGCAACACGACCTCGATCGCGGTCTACCAGACGGTGGCGGCCGCGCTGCGGCTGCGCCCGGAGCGCCGGGTGATCGTCTCCGACGTGCGCAACTTCCCCACCGACCACTACATGGTGCAAGGGCTGGCCGGGCTGCTCGGCGGCTACGAGATCCGCGACTTCGCGGCAGGGCGGTTCGACGACGCGGCCGTGGTGCTGCTGTCGGAGGTGGACTACCGGACCGGCGCGCGCCACGACGTGCCGTCGATCACCGCCCGCGTGCAGGAGGCCGGGGCGCTCATGGTCTGGGACGTGTGCCACAGCGTGGGCGCCATGGAGGTGGACGTGTCGGCGGCGGATTTCGCGGTCGGATGCACGTACAAGTACCTGAACGCCGGCCCGGGCGCGCCCGCGTTCCTCTACGTCAACCCGCGGCACCACGCCACCGCCGAGAACGTGCTGTCCGGCTGGCACGGGCACGCCGAGCCGTTCGCGTTCGAGCCCGGCTACCGCCCGGCCGAGGGGATCAGACGGTTCGCGGTGGGCACGCCGCATGTGTTGTCGTTCGCGGCGCTGGAGGCGGCGCTCGACGTATGGGAACGGGTCCCCATGGGCCAAGTGCGGGCCAAGAGCATGGCGCTGACCTCGCTCTTCGTCGACCTGGTGGGGGACGCGCTGGAGCTGGTCTCGCCGGCCGACGCCGCCGCGCGCGGCAGTCAGGTGAGCCTGCGCCACCCCGACGGCTATCCGGTCATGCGGGCGCTGATCGACCGCGGCGTGCACGGGGACTTCCGCGCGCCGGATGTGCTCAGGTTCGGCTTCGCGCCGCTCTACATCCGCTACACCGACGTTTACGACGCGGCCGCCACGCTGCTGGAGGTGCTGGATCGGGAGCTCTGGCGGGAGGAGAAGTACGCCCAGCGGCTGGCCGTCACCTAA
- a CDS encoding DUF2293 domain-containing protein: MSKPNLARRVADAAEIALTTRKYVTFIDVVTGLRWLHSRHVDTWRQGRVATLAELADVDEDRLVAAAALLKEWALAKGLNPVDTPYVAGTRDRRELRFTARHPQEPFRVHWISPDLGEARVRRLTERQSKAPDLVAVAPLTDWTCAACGDTGPYLIMEDDQPHCLTCADMDHLVFLPAGNAALSRRAKQESGLSAVVVQFNRRRKIYQRLGLLVEQAALDAAEERCLADEEVRLRRRERDRERRAEQDVEFQASMAAEIARLFPGCPPERAREIAEHAGQRGSGRVGRSAAARALDENAITLAVIASIRHLDTDYDSLLMSGVPRMQARDLIRDVIEDKLEEFRRRA, translated from the coding sequence GTGAGTAAGCCGAACCTGGCACGCAGGGTCGCCGACGCGGCCGAGATCGCGCTGACCACCCGCAAGTACGTGACGTTCATCGACGTGGTCACAGGCCTGCGCTGGCTGCATTCCCGGCACGTGGACACCTGGCGGCAGGGCCGGGTGGCCACGCTGGCCGAGCTGGCGGACGTGGACGAGGACCGCCTGGTCGCCGCGGCCGCGCTGCTGAAGGAGTGGGCGCTGGCCAAAGGGCTCAATCCGGTGGACACCCCGTACGTGGCCGGCACCCGCGACCGTCGCGAGCTGCGCTTCACCGCCCGCCACCCGCAGGAGCCGTTCCGCGTCCACTGGATCTCGCCCGACCTCGGCGAGGCCAGAGTGCGCCGTCTCACCGAGCGGCAGAGCAAGGCGCCCGACCTGGTGGCGGTGGCCCCACTGACCGACTGGACGTGCGCGGCCTGCGGCGACACCGGGCCCTACCTGATCATGGAGGACGACCAGCCGCACTGCCTGACCTGCGCAGACATGGACCACCTGGTGTTCCTGCCTGCCGGAAACGCGGCGCTCAGCCGCCGCGCCAAGCAGGAGAGCGGCCTGTCGGCCGTGGTGGTGCAGTTCAACCGGCGGCGCAAGATCTACCAGCGCCTCGGCCTGCTGGTCGAGCAGGCCGCGCTGGACGCGGCCGAGGAACGCTGCCTGGCCGACGAGGAGGTGCGCCTGCGCCGCCGCGAGCGCGACCGGGAGCGCAGGGCCGAGCAGGACGTCGAGTTCCAGGCCAGTATGGCGGCCGAGATCGCCCGATTGTTCCCCGGCTGCCCGCCGGAGCGGGCGCGCGAGATCGCCGAGCACGCCGGGCAGCGCGGCAGCGGCAGGGTCGGCCGGTCGGCGGCGGCCAGGGCGCTCGACGAGAACGCGATCACGCTGGCCGTGATCGCCTCCATCAGGCACCTCGACACCGACTACGACAGCCTGCTGATGTCGGGCGTGCCCCGGATGCAGGCCCGCGACCTGATCAGGGACGTCATCGAAGACAAGCTGGAGGAGTTCCGCCGCCGCGCTTAG
- a CDS encoding FKBP-type peptidyl-prolyl cis-trans isomerase, protein MRLFWPAVLMVATSCGLAEEGTQPVVTGAVGSKPIVAIPKGDPARTSRITVLSEGSGRRTLPGDVVLADVDIRRWSGNQPYLSTYDANQPTTVVFDGRQVAETWRRSLIGHPAGSRVMLVGPAAEALGPDVPVTGVAPADTLVVVFDILGGYPPDARLIGRALPVVPADLTPAAPPRTLIDGSGREIVAGSKVVVQYVAAAWPSRLVVDSSYRRGGPAAYPLKPGAVPPAWLSALVGQRVGCRMAVPSPGEEPRLYVIDVLDTITQA, encoded by the coding sequence GTGCGCCTGTTCTGGCCTGCCGTCCTCATGGTCGCCACCTCGTGTGGCCTGGCCGAGGAGGGCACACAACCCGTCGTCACCGGAGCGGTCGGCAGCAAGCCGATCGTCGCCATCCCCAAGGGGGATCCAGCCCGCACGTCGCGGATCACGGTGCTGTCGGAGGGGAGCGGGCGGCGCACGCTGCCGGGGGACGTGGTGCTCGCGGACGTGGACATCCGGCGGTGGTCCGGCAATCAGCCGTATCTGAGCACCTACGACGCCAACCAGCCCACCACGGTCGTCTTCGACGGCAGGCAGGTGGCGGAGACCTGGCGCCGCTCGCTCATCGGTCACCCGGCGGGCAGCCGCGTCATGCTCGTCGGCCCCGCCGCCGAGGCCCTGGGGCCGGACGTTCCGGTGACCGGCGTCGCGCCCGCGGACACGCTCGTGGTGGTCTTCGACATCCTGGGCGGCTACCCGCCCGACGCCCGCCTGATCGGCCGCGCGCTGCCGGTCGTCCCCGCCGACCTCACGCCTGCCGCGCCGCCCCGCACCCTCATCGACGGCTCCGGGCGGGAGATCGTGGCCGGCTCGAAGGTGGTCGTCCAGTACGTGGCCGCCGCCTGGCCGTCCCGCCTGGTCGTGGACTCCTCCTACCGGCGGGGCGGACCGGCGGCGTACCCGCTGAAGCCGGGTGCGGTGCCGCCGGCCTGGCTGAGCGCGCTGGTCGGGCAGCGGGTGGGCTGCCGCATGGCGGTGCCGTCCCCGGGCGAGGAGCCGAGGCTGTACGTCATCGACGTCCTGGACACCATCACCCAGGCGTGA
- a CDS encoding GNAT family N-acetyltransferase: MTIKLRPVDEDDLPFLHRLISDPDSTGAFQWYGFQNPHRVREQWADNGMLGDDRGMLIIADGDEAAGFVSFRKQIADRASYYWSMGIIVAPEFRGRGIGTEAQKLIARYLFDHTTANRIEASTEIDNLAEQRALEKAGFTREGVLRGGGFRAGKWHDGVLYSMIRSDLDGEVTPG, translated from the coding sequence ATGACCATCAAGCTGCGTCCCGTCGACGAGGACGACCTGCCCTTCCTCCACCGGCTCATCAGCGACCCGGACAGCACGGGTGCCTTCCAGTGGTACGGCTTCCAGAACCCGCACCGGGTCCGCGAACAATGGGCGGACAACGGAATGCTCGGCGACGACCGTGGCATGCTGATCATCGCGGACGGCGACGAGGCGGCCGGTTTCGTGTCCTTCAGGAAGCAGATCGCCGACCGCGCCAGCTACTACTGGTCCATGGGGATCATCGTGGCGCCGGAGTTCCGCGGCAGGGGGATCGGCACTGAGGCACAGAAGCTGATCGCCCGTTACCTCTTCGACCACACGACGGCCAACAGGATCGAGGCGTCCACCGAGATCGACAACCTGGCCGAGCAGCGGGCGTTGGAGAAGGCCGGGTTCACCCGGGAGGGCGTCCTGCGCGGCGGCGGGTTCCGCGCCGGCAAGTGGCACGACGGCGTGCTTTACAGCATGATCCGCTCCGACCTCGACGGCGAGGTCACGCCTGGGTGA
- the mads6 gene encoding methylation-associated defense system protein kinase MAD6 gives MAEIVGGGRPVNDAERRVIAYLRDQAPADWLLLHNIEVPRGHDVFEVDLLVLTGHSLVVVDVKGTRGRIEVSGTRWFPPRREAFGSPVAKLRGTAKALKGLLVSKATQLERVYVDSLVVLSSPDAELVDPAGRDAVNVTTLPALLATLSDASRVRRGCSPDARPYMTAVLDALNQTVRRSTAPPRFGNWEVEEQLGGDAKVTEYRAFNATMPGSETVLLRVYQADPLADHEARAAERQRIANAYQTLARIPPHPCVVRSRDFFAIDDESRFVLVLDDVHGQALHLSLGRGERMGVIQDLLRGLAHAHANGVMHRALTPACVLVTDDGHAVLTGFDYAKPGPRNYTVAHELGNVLDAHYVAPECQERPDRMTVASDVYAAGAIAYQLLTGELPTSADAHGPDVPEVVRRMLDHSPAKRPTAAEALHALQAAPVQESRLRRLVRRIVSGS, from the coding sequence ATGGCAGAGATCGTCGGCGGAGGACGTCCAGTCAACGACGCCGAGCGGCGCGTCATCGCATACCTGCGCGACCAAGCGCCCGCCGACTGGCTTCTGCTGCACAACATCGAGGTCCCGCGCGGCCATGACGTCTTCGAGGTCGACCTGCTCGTGCTGACCGGCCACTCGCTGGTGGTCGTCGACGTCAAGGGCACCAGGGGGCGGATCGAGGTGTCGGGCACGCGGTGGTTCCCGCCGCGCAGGGAGGCCTTCGGCTCTCCGGTGGCCAAGCTGCGGGGCACGGCCAAGGCGCTGAAGGGCCTGCTGGTGTCCAAGGCCACCCAGCTCGAACGCGTCTACGTCGACAGCCTCGTCGTGCTCTCCTCGCCGGACGCCGAGCTGGTCGATCCGGCCGGGCGCGACGCGGTCAACGTCACGACCCTGCCCGCCCTCCTGGCCACACTGAGCGACGCCTCGCGGGTCAGACGCGGGTGCAGCCCGGACGCGCGACCCTATATGACCGCGGTTCTCGACGCGCTCAACCAGACGGTGCGCCGCAGCACCGCGCCGCCCAGGTTCGGCAACTGGGAGGTGGAGGAGCAGCTCGGGGGTGATGCCAAGGTCACCGAATACCGCGCGTTCAACGCGACGATGCCGGGCAGCGAGACCGTGCTGCTCCGGGTTTACCAGGCCGATCCGCTGGCCGACCACGAAGCGCGGGCGGCCGAGCGGCAGCGCATCGCCAACGCCTACCAGACGCTGGCGAGGATCCCCCCGCACCCGTGCGTGGTGCGCTCGCGCGACTTCTTCGCCATCGACGACGAGAGCCGGTTCGTGCTGGTGCTCGACGACGTGCACGGCCAGGCGCTGCACCTGTCGCTGGGCCGGGGCGAGCGGATGGGCGTGATCCAGGACCTGCTGCGCGGGCTGGCGCACGCGCACGCCAACGGCGTCATGCACCGGGCGCTCACGCCCGCGTGCGTGCTGGTCACCGACGACGGCCACGCGGTGCTGACCGGGTTCGACTACGCCAAGCCGGGACCGCGCAACTACACCGTCGCCCACGAGCTGGGCAACGTGCTGGACGCGCATTACGTGGCGCCGGAGTGCCAGGAGCGGCCCGACAGGATGACGGTCGCGTCCGACGTTTACGCGGCCGGGGCGATCGCCTACCAGCTGCTCACCGGGGAGCTGCCGACGAGCGCCGACGCCCACGGCCCTGATGTGCCCGAGGTGGTGCGACGGATGCTCGACCACTCTCCGGCCAAGCGGCCGACCGCCGCCGAGGCGCTGCACGCCCTGCAGGCCGCGCCGGTTCAGGAATCACGGCTCAGGCGCCTGGTCCGTCGCATAGTGTCCGGATCATGA
- a CDS encoding type 1 glutamine amidotransferase family protein — MKEIVHHAVYDTLADWETGHATAHLRNGSYQREPGAYEIVTVGLTTDPVVTMGGLRITPDLALDQLSPAGSALLILPGATLWDAGGELAPFARKAREFLEAGVPVAAICGATAGLAREGLLNEREHTSGAVQYLEAQEGYTGAKRYLDQDAVLDGDLITAGPTEPVAFAREIFRRLDIYRPEVLDAWFRLFSRSDPSAYEVLMAA, encoded by the coding sequence ATGAAGGAAATCGTTCACCACGCCGTTTACGACACGCTCGCCGACTGGGAGACCGGTCACGCGACCGCGCACCTGCGCAACGGGAGCTACCAGCGCGAGCCCGGCGCCTACGAGATCGTCACCGTGGGCCTGACCACCGACCCCGTCGTCACGATGGGCGGGCTGCGCATCACCCCGGACCTCGCCCTCGACCAGCTGTCTCCGGCCGGCAGCGCGTTGCTGATCCTGCCGGGGGCGACCCTGTGGGACGCGGGCGGGGAGTTGGCGCCGTTCGCGCGCAAGGCCCGTGAGTTCCTGGAGGCCGGGGTGCCGGTCGCGGCCATCTGCGGCGCCACGGCCGGGCTCGCCAGGGAGGGGCTGCTGAACGAGCGCGAGCACACCAGTGGCGCCGTGCAATATCTGGAGGCGCAGGAGGGCTACACGGGCGCCAAGCGTTACCTGGACCAGGACGCGGTGCTCGACGGCGACCTCATCACGGCCGGGCCCACGGAGCCGGTCGCGTTCGCCAGGGAGATCTTCCGGCGGCTGGACATCTACCGGCCCGAGGTGCTGGACGCCTGGTTCCGGCTCTTCTCCCGGAGCGACCCCTCGGCCTACGAGGTGCTGATGGCGGCATGA
- a CDS encoding MarR family winged helix-turn-helix transcriptional regulator, whose translation MSEKSDLLSGLALGAFRLNGQFLQVAEGLARPAGMTAAWWQVLGAVLREPLPVAGIARVMGMTRQGVQRIADLLVERGLAEYRPNPAHRRAKLLQPTAAGREAISKIVPGHQELADRLVGELGLEQARQCLEALQRLSAALDRLGDQP comes from the coding sequence ATGAGTGAGAAGTCGGACCTGCTGTCGGGCCTGGCATTGGGGGCGTTCCGGCTCAACGGCCAGTTCCTCCAGGTCGCGGAGGGGCTGGCCAGGCCCGCGGGGATGACTGCGGCCTGGTGGCAGGTGCTCGGCGCGGTCCTGCGCGAGCCCCTGCCCGTGGCCGGGATCGCCCGGGTCATGGGGATGACCAGGCAGGGGGTGCAGCGGATCGCGGACCTGCTGGTGGAGCGGGGGCTGGCCGAATACCGGCCCAACCCGGCGCACCGGCGGGCCAAGCTGCTCCAGCCGACGGCGGCCGGCCGTGAGGCGATCTCCAAGATCGTCCCTGGACACCAGGAGCTCGCCGACCGTCTGGTGGGCGAGCTGGGGCTGGAGCAGGCACGGCAGTGCCTGGAGGCCCTCCAACGGCTGTCGGCCGCTCTGGACCGCCTCGGCGACCAGCCCTGA
- a CDS encoding helix-turn-helix domain-containing protein produces the protein MTEIFDSDSLQSGPTALRLLIGAQLRRLRESSGITREDAGYAIRGSHSKISRMESGRTSFKRRDVADLLTLYGVSDDAERASLLALVAQANAPSWWSDYRDVIPDWFEPYLGLEHDAALIRTHEVQFVPGLLQTEDYARAVIAQGHEHDSPQQIERRVALRMRRQEILNPPTPRKLWVVLDEGALRRRVGGEAIMRAQLEHLARMAGQPHITLQIVPFASGSTIGGVGPVTMLRFTQQGLNDVVYLEHLTGAQYLTKESDVRHYRRLLDELGVHASPPAGTPALLDQIIEKL, from the coding sequence ATGACCGAAATATTCGATAGCGATTCGCTCCAATCTGGACCGACCGCGCTGAGGCTCCTCATCGGCGCACAGCTGCGCCGGCTCCGCGAGTCCAGCGGCATCACCCGCGAGGACGCCGGATACGCCATCCGCGGCTCACACTCCAAGATCAGTCGCATGGAGTCCGGGCGCACCAGCTTCAAGCGGCGCGACGTGGCCGACCTGCTCACCCTGTACGGCGTGAGCGACGACGCCGAGCGCGCGAGCCTGCTCGCCCTGGTCGCCCAGGCCAACGCACCGAGCTGGTGGAGCGACTACCGCGACGTGATCCCCGACTGGTTCGAGCCGTACCTCGGGCTCGAGCACGACGCCGCGCTGATCCGGACCCACGAGGTGCAGTTCGTCCCCGGCCTGCTGCAGACCGAGGACTATGCCCGCGCCGTGATCGCACAGGGCCACGAGCACGACTCCCCCCAACAGATCGAACGCCGGGTCGCGCTGCGAATGCGCCGGCAGGAGATCCTGAACCCGCCCACGCCGCGCAAGCTGTGGGTGGTGCTGGACGAAGGCGCCCTGCGCCGCCGGGTCGGCGGCGAGGCCATCATGCGAGCGCAGCTGGAGCACCTCGCCCGGATGGCCGGACAACCGCACATCACCCTGCAGATCGTCCCGTTCGCCTCAGGCAGCACCATCGGCGGCGTCGGGCCCGTCACCATGCTCCGCTTCACGCAGCAGGGGCTGAACGACGTCGTCTACCTCGAGCACCTCACCGGCGCCCAATACCTGACCAAGGAGAGCGACGTGCGCCACTACCGCCGGCTGCTGGACGAGCTTGGCGTGCACGCCTCGCCCCCAGCCGGCACCCCGGCCCTCCTGGACCAGATCATCGAGAAGCTGTAG
- a CDS encoding O-methyltransferase, whose product MLEIGTGAGVGLAWLVSGLLPRADVTVTTIECDLGRAELVTNGDWPGFVDFRSGDALDLLPGLGTFDLVFADAEAGKQVGLELTIAALSPRGMLVVDDMVPAPAVVWDAEFAGRQEAVRRTLLGHERLVAVELAGHGSGVILATAR is encoded by the coding sequence GTGCTGGAGATCGGCACCGGTGCCGGGGTGGGGCTCGCCTGGCTGGTGAGCGGCCTCCTCCCGCGGGCCGACGTGACGGTGACCACGATCGAGTGCGATCTCGGGCGGGCCGAGCTGGTGACAAATGGTGACTGGCCCGGGTTCGTGGATTTCCGTTCGGGGGACGCGCTGGACCTGCTGCCGGGGCTCGGGACTTTCGACCTGGTCTTCGCGGATGCAGAGGCGGGCAAGCAGGTGGGGCTGGAGCTCACGATCGCCGCGCTGAGCCCGCGGGGCATGCTGGTCGTGGACGACATGGTGCCCGCGCCCGCCGTGGTGTGGGACGCGGAGTTCGCCGGCAGGCAGGAGGCCGTACGGCGGACGTTGCTCGGGCACGAGCGGCTGGTCGCCGTCGAACTGGCCGGCCACGGCTCCGGCGTCATCCTGGCGACGGCCCGGTAG
- a CDS encoding C40 family peptidase, with protein MKGRWTRALIAAACAIACTFSGRSETGLIALRAALEMIGVPYSWGGGGVQGPGYGIGRGATTKGFDCSGLAEYAYARAGVPIGSTTQQQWHSGIRVTREQVQPGDLVFYDSKPQRDGPEHVGIAVDGERMVHAPYTGTFVRVDPLDRPHFLGVVRPGAGRADSAV; from the coding sequence ATGAAAGGAAGATGGACACGAGCGCTGATAGCGGCGGCATGCGCTATCGCCTGCACATTCAGCGGCAGGTCGGAGACCGGGCTGATCGCGCTGCGCGCGGCGCTGGAAATGATCGGCGTCCCGTATTCGTGGGGCGGGGGCGGGGTGCAGGGACCCGGATACGGGATAGGGAGGGGCGCCACGACGAAGGGGTTCGACTGTTCAGGGCTCGCCGAGTACGCCTACGCGCGGGCGGGGGTGCCCATCGGATCCACGACGCAGCAGCAGTGGCATTCCGGGATCAGGGTGACGAGGGAGCAGGTGCAGCCAGGGGATCTGGTCTTCTACGACAGCAAGCCGCAGCGTGACGGGCCGGAGCACGTCGGCATCGCGGTCGACGGGGAGAGAATGGTGCACGCCCCGTACACAGGGACGTTCGTGCGCGTGGACCCGCTGGACCGGCCGCACTTCCTGGGGGTGGTGAGGCCGGGTGCCGGCCGCGCCGACTCGGCGGTCTGA
- a CDS encoding STAS domain-containing protein, whose product MGGLEERLLYQDDQLKIMMRRNPGSPEPLAVTLIGEIDATNSHALAGALASCRQGSYILVDTGELTFIDVSGLRVLVMPTLPPSQRWIRLHNVTPYQRRLLRMMGWYYEPRAHHLPI is encoded by the coding sequence ATGGGTGGTCTCGAAGAGCGACTGCTCTACCAGGATGACCAACTCAAGATCATGATGCGCCGGAACCCAGGGTCGCCCGAGCCCCTGGCCGTCACGCTGATCGGCGAGATCGACGCCACCAACAGCCACGCGCTGGCAGGGGCCCTGGCGAGCTGTCGCCAGGGCTCGTACATCCTCGTCGACACCGGGGAACTGACCTTCATCGACGTCTCGGGGCTACGTGTGCTCGTCATGCCCACGCTGCCCCCGTCCCAGCGCTGGATCCGGCTGCACAACGTCACGCCGTACCAGCGGCGGCTGCTGCGCATGATGGGCTGGTACTACGAGCCCCGCGCCCATCACCTGCCCATTTAG
- a CDS encoding family 2B encapsulin nanocompartment shell protein, whose amino-acid sequence MTETTPSTTSANGNGQLSLSTDAARQLATTTKTPPQMQEITSRWLLRLLPWVQCSGGVFRVNRRLTYTLGDGRITFSNTGSEVRVIPAELTELPMLRGFEDMEVLEALADRFVQREYEADEKIVTEGGPADQLVLIAHGRVRKIGRGAYGDDQSLGTLADGDYLGEQCLVDGGAFEYTWRAKTPTTVLTLAKQDFEQIAEGSPALREHLDNWRSSVEHAHNDYGEAAIDMSSGHTGEPTLPGTFVDYELSPREYELSVAQTVLRVHSRVSDLYNHPMSQLDQQLRLTVEALRERQEHELVNNREFGLLHNADFSQRIRTRSGPPTPDDLDDLLATVWKDPAFFLAHPQAIAAFGRECSKRGVYPQAGEVNGHRVPSWRGVPIYPCNKIPISGTSTTSILLMRTGQEKQGVVGLHQTGIPDEYQPSLSVRFMSINEQAVVSYLVSAYYSCAVLVPDALGVLEDVEVGRNG is encoded by the coding sequence ATGACCGAAACGACCCCATCGACCACCTCGGCTAACGGCAACGGACAACTCAGCCTCAGCACCGACGCCGCCAGGCAACTCGCGACCACGACCAAGACGCCGCCGCAGATGCAGGAGATCACCTCTCGGTGGCTGCTGCGACTGCTGCCGTGGGTGCAGTGCTCCGGCGGCGTGTTCCGGGTCAACCGGCGATTGACGTACACCCTCGGGGATGGGCGGATCACGTTCAGCAACACCGGCTCCGAGGTGCGCGTCATCCCCGCCGAGCTCACCGAGCTGCCCATGCTGCGCGGCTTCGAGGACATGGAGGTGCTCGAGGCGCTGGCCGATCGTTTCGTCCAGCGCGAGTACGAGGCCGACGAGAAGATCGTCACCGAGGGCGGGCCGGCGGACCAGCTCGTGCTGATCGCCCATGGGCGGGTGCGCAAGATCGGCCGCGGCGCGTACGGCGACGATCAGAGCCTCGGCACCTTGGCCGACGGCGACTACCTCGGCGAGCAGTGCCTGGTCGACGGCGGCGCCTTCGAGTACACCTGGCGGGCCAAGACGCCCACCACCGTGCTCACGCTCGCCAAGCAGGACTTCGAGCAGATCGCCGAGGGATCGCCCGCGCTGCGGGAGCACCTCGACAACTGGCGCTCCAGCGTGGAGCACGCGCACAACGACTATGGCGAGGCCGCGATCGACATGTCCTCGGGCCACACGGGCGAGCCCACCTTGCCCGGCACGTTCGTGGACTATGAGCTGAGCCCGCGTGAATACGAGCTGAGCGTCGCCCAGACGGTCCTGCGGGTGCACAGCCGGGTCTCCGACCTGTACAACCACCCGATGAGCCAGCTCGACCAGCAGCTCCGGCTCACGGTCGAGGCCCTGCGCGAGCGCCAGGAGCACGAGCTGGTCAACAACAGGGAGTTCGGCCTGCTCCACAACGCCGACTTCAGCCAGCGCATCCGCACCCGCTCGGGACCGCCCACCCCCGACGACCTCGACGACCTGCTGGCCACCGTATGGAAGGACCCGGCGTTCTTCCTGGCCCACCCGCAGGCCATCGCCGCCTTCGGCAGGGAGTGCAGCAAGCGCGGGGTCTACCCGCAGGCGGGCGAGGTCAACGGGCATCGGGTGCCGTCCTGGCGGGGCGTCCCGATCTACCCGTGCAACAAGATCCCGATCTCCGGCACGAGCACGACCTCGATCCTGCTCATGCGGACCGGCCAAGAGAAGCAGGGCGTTGTCGGCCTGCACCAGACCGGCATCCCCGACGAATACCAGCCCAGCCTGTCGGTGCGCTTCATGAGCATCAACGAGCAGGCCGTCGTCTCCTACCTGGTCAGCGCCTACTACTCATGCGCCGTCCTGGTGCCCGACGCGCTCGGCGTCCTGGAGGACGTGGAGGTCGGCAGGAACGGCTAG